The DNA region AGATGGGGTCCTCCTTGAAGGTGTCCACGCCCAGCGAGACCACCAGCGCATCCGGCGCGAAGGCCGCTATCTGCCGGCAGGCGTCGGCCAGGGCCTGGCTCCACACCGCCCAGTCGCTGCCCTCGGCCAGCGGGTAGTTGAAGTTGAAGCCGGCCCCTGCGCCTACGCCCTTCTCGTCGGCGAAGCCGAGGAAATAGGGGTACTCGAAGCGCGGGTCGCCGTGGATCGAGGTGAAGAGCACGTCGGCGCGGTCGTAGAAGATGTCCTGGGTGCCGTTGCCGTGGTGGTAGTCCACATCCAGTACCGCGACGCGCCTGGCGCCCTTGTCCAGCAGCGCCTGCACGGCGATGGCGGCGTTGTTCAGGTAGCAATAGCCGCCCATGTAGTCGGCGGCGGCGTGATGGCCCGGCGGGCGGCACAGGGAGAACACCCCGCGCGCGCCCCTGGCCAGTTCGGCCTGGCCGCTGAGGGCGACGTTGGCCGAGCTGGTGATGGCCTGCCAGGTGCCGGCGGTGATGGGCGCGCCGGCATCGAAGGAGTAGTAGCCCAGGCGGCCGTCGATGTCGGTGGGCTCCACCTGGCGCAGGCGCCGGGTCGGCCAGGCGATGGGCAGCATGTCGTGGCTGCGGCCCTTGGCCTGCCAGTCGGCCCAGGCGTTCTGCAGAAAGCGCACGAAACCTTCGCCGTGCACCCGCAGGATCGGCGCGAGGCCGAAGTCCTGTGGCGCCTGGATGGCGCCGAGCTGAACAGCCTTGGCGCGGTCCAGCACCATGTCGGCGCGGCTGGGCTTCTCGAAGCAGGGGGTGAACTGGCCGCCGATGAGTTCGTGCTTGCCGTGGTGCAGGTGGTGGTCGTCGCTGTAGATGGTCAGCATGTCCGGCTCCTTGCGGGCTGGTTGGAGGGTCGGTTCGATCAGTGTTCGGAGAACTGCACCTGGGGTGCCGGCCGCCTGAAGCCGCCGGTGTGCCAGGCCAGGTAGAGCAAGCCCATGGCGAACCACGCCAGGCCAATGCCCAGGGTCAGCGCCGAGAGGCTGGTCCACAGCCAGGCGATCAGGCCGAAGCCGATCAGTGGCAGCAGGCCGTAGCGCAGCGTGTCGCCGAGGCCGTGGGGCTGGCCGTCCAGCAGGTGGCTGTGGATCACCGCCAGGTTGACCACGGAGAAGGCCACCAGGGCGCCGAAGCTGATCATCGAGGCCAGGGTGGTGAGGTCGATGACGATGGCCAGCAGCGAGACCAGGGACACCAGCAGGATCGACAGGGTCGGCGTCCGGTAGCGCGGCGAGAGGCGGCCGAAGAGGCGGCGCGGGAGAATG from Pseudomonas tohonis includes:
- a CDS encoding histone deacetylase family protein, with translation MLTIYSDDHHLHHGKHELIGGQFTPCFEKPSRADMVLDRAKAVQLGAIQAPQDFGLAPILRVHGEGFVRFLQNAWADWQAKGRSHDMLPIAWPTRRLRQVEPTDIDGRLGYYSFDAGAPITAGTWQAITSSANVALSGQAELARGARGVFSLCRPPGHHAAADYMGGYCYLNNAAIAVQALLDKGARRVAVLDVDYHHGNGTQDIFYDRADVLFTSIHGDPRFEYPYFLGFADEKGVGAGAGFNFNYPLAEGSDWAVWSQALADACRQIAAFAPDALVVSLGVDTFKEDPISQFKLDSPDYLRMGEIIGQLGLQTLFVMEGGYAVEEIGINAINVLQGFESVA